The following coding sequences are from one Vulpes vulpes isolate BD-2025 chromosome 12, VulVul3, whole genome shotgun sequence window:
- the PLET1 gene encoding placenta-expressed transcript 1 protein: protein MTSHRRSSPGAYKQLQSHRYYPVPGPAVSKQVKTMAVLSSTLLPLRLFLCFGLLCSSASSADDVDSCMLFSEVTTTGQGIMANSDVYESNTNYTVWVPVNANITSVVLRAVDANNNALGLWEKVDELCNNSVLYHLENPSDELFTASWISPKSTNITTITLQAFTINFYDVATFSSLQLERKGTTTSQISTTRTTSHPTPTTKHISTTTTPHSTPITEHISTTKTTPHPIPRTTNLANRTFLCPITSAIQILLVFLTSKLLS from the exons ATGACTTCACACAGACGCTCCAGCCCTGGAGCATATAAACAGCTGCAGAGTCACAGGTATTACCCAGTACCGGGCCCAGCAGTTTCCAAACAGGTCAAGACCATGGCAGTCCTTAGCTCCACGCTGCTTCCACTCAGGCTGTTTCTATGCTTCGGACTGTTGTGTTCTTCGGCCAGCTCTGCAGATGACGTTGACAGCTGCATGCTCTTCAGTGAGGTCACCACCACTGGCCAAGGCATCATGGCCAATTCAGATGTCTACGAAAGCAACACAAACTACACAG TGTGGGTTCCTGTGAATGCCAACATCACCTCTGTGGTCCTGCGAGCAGTGGATGCGAACAACAACGCACTAGGCCTCTGGGAAAAAGTAGATGAGCTTTGCAACAACAGTGTCCTGTATCACCTGGAGAACCCGAGTGACGAGCTCTTCACAGCAAGCTGGATATCTCCGAAGTCCACGAACATAACCACAATCACGCTACA AGCCTTCACTATTAATTTCTATGATGTGGCTACATTTTCTTCTCTGCAACTAGAAAGAAAAG gcacaACCACCTCCCAGATCTCAACAACCAGGACAACCTCACATCCAACCCCAACAACAAAACATATCTCCACAACAACAACCCCACACTCAACCCCAATAACAGAACACATCTCCACAACCAAGACAACCCCACACCCGATCCCAAGAACAACCAACTTGGCCAACAGAACCTTCCTCTGCCCCATCACAAGTGCCATTCAGATCCTCCTAGTCTTTCTCACCAGCAAACTCCTCTCCTAG